TAGATCCTGCACGTATCATGTTCATTGACCTGCTTCCTGCGGGGACAGAACCACATGATGATATCCTGTATTTCTCTTCACCCTCTGACCATACCAAGATAGCCTCGCATGTATCACAACTCTTTGATAAGTTCCCAGGCTCTCTTCTAGTGATCGATAGCATGACAGTGTTAGGCACTGATAACATGCAGGTCGTGGAAAGTTTTATCAATTTCATCAGCACAAAGGTTTCTGAAAAGAACGGTTCTATTACTGCGATATTAGGCAAGGATACTCTCAAAGTTGAATCAGAAGCTCTTATTAAGTCTTTCTTTGAGATAATCGTGGAGCTTACGAACATAGGCGAGATCCATACCGAGATTGGAATGAAAACTCTAGATGCACGGTTCCAGGTTGAAGATGGAAAATTATCTTTTGAATATATTCAGAAAAAGTTAAAGAGAGGTCGTCTGAAGATCCTTATTGTGGACGATGAACCAGACATATCTGATCTTCTGCGACTGTCACTTTCTAATCAGCCCTATGATTTTGTAGTGGCATATAATGGGCAGCAAGCCATCGAAGCTACATTGAGGGAGCGTCCTGATCTGATCCTCCTTGATATAATGATGCCGGATATGGACGGATATGAAGTTGTTGAACACTTAAAGCAGAGCGCAACGTCTGCTAATATCCCGGTGATAATGATCTCTGCAAAGACCGCCATAGAGGACAAGGTGCGCGGCATGGAATTAGGCATCGATGATTACATTGCCAAACCTTTTGATAAGCGTGAGGTCAATGCCAGAATTCGGATGGTTATGCGCCGTTTTGGATGGATCGAAGAAGAGTGACCAAGGGCTGGATGACAAGCACTGATCCAAAGGTATGGTTTCTGGCAAGAACACGTGTCCTTTACCTCAAGCCAATAAGTAAGATATGTCAGATCTTCTCGCAGATGTACGCTATGCTTTCTCTTGCAAAGAGATTTATTTTCTTTTCCCCATTAAGGTTCTTTTCCAGCCTGTTACGAATGTCCCAATACATAGCTGGATCTACTTCGGTCCTGAGTAATACTTTACCATATCCTCGCTTTTTAAGTTCCCTATTTATAGCTTCAGGGACGAACTCTGTATTGAACACTATTCTATAGGTATTCTTTATCAGGGGATGGTCCATGACAGTATTTGAGGTCAGCATCAACCGTTTGTTATCTATTCGGAATATTTCGGCTTTATCCTTCAACTCTTTTATAAGTTCAGGAAGTAATTTCGCTTTTATCACAGCTGGGTCTGGTTCATACAGGTAATTTCCAGGTTTGCTTACATTGATCATCTCTGTCTCTTCAGGAGGTTCTGTTTTCCTGCACATTTTTGTAGGTCCCGGCAAGCCAAGTGCAGATATGGTACAAGTTTTGAGATCTCCGAAATACAGATTCAATCGATTAAGTTCTCCGTCCAGGGACAGGTATTCGAGTTCACAGTCAAAGGATATTCTTTCTGGGGGTAACTGCGGAGGTGCCTCAAAAGCAAAGTTTCTTGTATTTCCTGAATATGCTGCCAGTACATCAGGTATGTGAGGAGTCAGATTATCTATGTCACGCTCCTTCTCTGCCGCGGCTCTTGCGGGGTCGGAGAATACAATATCCACTGCGGGTATCTGTTCTATTACATCATCTGAGAGCGCATCCCCACAAATGAATTCTACATTGTTCAGTCCAAAAAGCTTGCAGTTCTTTCTGGCAAGCTCAAGTTTAGCAGGATCAATTTCAATGGCGTAGACTCTTTCGCATTCTCTTGCAAAATATACTGTTTGCCCTCCTATGCCACAACTAATATCCGCAAGGCTGGAACACTTGAGCCTTTTTGCTCTATATGCGGCTACTGGCCATGGTGTTGCAAAACGCAAACCATCGTCATCAGAATATAACTGCTTTTCAAAATTCTTTCTTCTTGTCACCAGGATCAAATCACTAAATGCATCAATACATTTAAACCGATCCGTCTGAAAATCAATGAAAATGAAAAGCACTGAAATACAATTTACTTGGAATATAATTATATAATATTAAAAGTATACATCTTTCCACCAGAGTAGTGTGAATGTTGTACTATGGGATCCACGCAAATACTAAAGGTCTAAGATGTCAGGGCTTGGTGACAAGATCAAGAACATACGTTCTCTTCTGAAAAAAGGAGGAAAAAATAGATCGATCAATTCTCCTTTTAGTGGTAACTCTGATCCTTTTTCCAGTGCCCCCCCAGGTTTTGGACTGGCACCTGATATTTCAGCTGGAATGTCTTTTTCTCCGGGTGTCCCATCTCCTCCTGGTATGCCTGCAGGTCTCTCCTTTCCTCCTAAGTCTGGCCAGGTAAATCCATCAGGTATTTTCCCTCTGGGAATGCAGTCTCCGGCAGAGAAACCATCAGTTGATGCTGCAGCACTGGAGGCTAATAACAAGAAAATAAAAGAGATAGAAGGCAAAATAGCAAAATCAGAAGTTAGCCTTTCAATGCTGCAGAAGGAAAATGAAGAAGTAGGTAAAACAGTGGCAAAGATGGATAAAAACATCCTTGAATTGCTATCTTTATATGAGATCGTTTCAAATCAGGTGAACCCTTTTGTAGGTGATGATACTGGCAGCAGGGCAACATTAGAAAGATTCGACAAGACTGAAAAAAGGATCAATGAAGTAGGCAATATGCTTGTGATGCTAAAGAATGACCTCGATTCTTTCTCACAGCGCATAAGTTCTTCA
This DNA window, taken from Methanomethylovorans hollandica DSM 15978, encodes the following:
- a CDS encoding response regulator transcription factor; protein product: MMNAGETYDIVHDLRAGLRSKTVLFLAPVDVPVGRIVYFYVSDLLQSDPQQKVVWLCLKTPSNKVLRMFQEYKYEIDPARIMFIDLLPAGTEPHDDILYFSSPSDHTKIASHVSQLFDKFPGSLLVIDSMTVLGTDNMQVVESFINFISTKVSEKNGSITAILGKDTLKVESEALIKSFFEIIVELTNIGEIHTEIGMKTLDARFQVEDGKLSFEYIQKKLKRGRLKILIVDDEPDISDLLRLSLSNQPYDFVVAYNGQQAIEATLRERPDLILLDIMMPDMDGYEVVEHLKQSATSANIPVIMISAKTAIEDKVRGMELGIDDYIAKPFDKREVNARIRMVMRRFGWIEEE
- a CDS encoding methyltransferase domain-containing protein: MTRRKNFEKQLYSDDDGLRFATPWPVAAYRAKRLKCSSLADISCGIGGQTVYFARECERVYAIEIDPAKLELARKNCKLFGLNNVEFICGDALSDDVIEQIPAVDIVFSDPARAAAEKERDIDNLTPHIPDVLAAYSGNTRNFAFEAPPQLPPERISFDCELEYLSLDGELNRLNLYFGDLKTCTISALGLPGPTKMCRKTEPPEETEMINVSKPGNYLYEPDPAVIKAKLLPELIKELKDKAEIFRIDNKRLMLTSNTVMDHPLIKNTYRIVFNTEFVPEAINRELKKRGYGKVLLRTEVDPAMYWDIRNRLEKNLNGEKKINLFARESIAYICEKI